CGTCTTAGAAGCTACGACGAAAACGAAGCCGGCGCATATATGCAGACCGAGCTTTTTAGTGCAAATTTAAACGAAAAACTAAGCACGGCGGTTGAGCGACTAAGAGAGCAAAAAGAGCTTGGCGAACTAGAAAACGTCTCGCAACTGTTTATAACCGATGAAAGGCACATCTTAAAATTTGCCATACCGCTTGAGGATTTGATACTTTTTGACTTTAACTCTAGCCTAAAAGATATCATAGAAAAAAGTGAAGAGGATAAATACAAACCGCACGTTGCTATGGACAACGACCCTATAGAAGAGGTAGTAGAGGTTGTTCAGGATTATGATATGAACTCTATAGCCGTTGTGGACACGAGAGGAGTTTTGCTTGGTCGTATCACAACAGATGACATTCACGACTTTATTCAAGAGCGAGCAACGGAACAAATTTATAACCTCGCAAACGTAGGTGATGCCGATGAAGAGGAAAATTCTCTCTTAAATGCAACCAGATCAAGAGGAATTTGGCTTTTTGTAAATTTATTTACCGCTATCATCTCATCAAGCATCATAGGTCTTTTTGACGACGCTATCGCAAGCTATGTCGCGCTTGCCGTTTTGATGCCCATAGTTGCTTCAATGGGCGGCAATACCGGCACTCAAGCACTTACTGTTACCGTTAGACGCCTAGCTCTTGGCGAGATAGAATTTAAAAACGCCAAACCAGCCCTTATCCGAGAGCTTGGTATCGCTTTTATTAACGGACTTATCTTTGCGGTGTTAATCGGGCTTGTGGCGGCATTTTGGTTTAACAGACCGATGCTTGGCGTTGTTATAGGAACAGCCATGCTTACAAATTTCTTCTTTGCCGGATTTTTTGGCACGGTGATACCGCTGGCTTTAAAGAAATTTAACATCGATCCTGCTGTTGGCTCAAGCGTTTTACTTACTACAGTAACTGATGTAGTTGGATTTTTTAGCTTTTTAGGACTTGCAAAATGGATACTACTATAACTGATATTAAAATTTTAGAATGCACAGACTCAAAATTTGTCCGTCCTTACAGGATCAGCTTCACGCAAGACGGTATGCGCCGCAACTGGGACTGCGTGCATGTGCACGATAGTGTTTCGATATTGCTTTATCATGAGAACAAGGATGCTTTCTTACTAGTTAAGCAGTTTCGCCCTCCTATCTGGTATAACCTAAGCAAGAGTGGAGAAAATTATGAAGAAATGGGCTACACATACGAACTTTGCGCCGGGCTTATGGATAAGGGCTTAAGCGAAGAGCAAACCATCAAAGAAGAGGCTATCGAAGAGGTTGGCTTTAAGTTATATAGTGTCGAGAAAATAGCCGTCACACACGGAGCTCTTGGCTTTGGAGGCAACAAGCAAACAATGTTTTACGCAGCTATTAACGACGATATGAAGATAGGTAGTGGCGGCGGGATAGACGGTGAACGCATAGAGCTTGTCTATCTTAAACTAGAGCAAGTGCGCGAATTTATGACAAATGAACAAAAGATTAAATCCCCAGGTTTACTTTTCGCATTTATGTGGTGGGGAAACAAATTTAAAAGAGATATAGTATAAATTTACGCGATATCAAAGAAATTATAAAATAAACATTTATCTTAAAATCGTTAAATTTAAAAAGAAATCTTTTTTAATATCGCAAACAAAATAACAAACGCCAAAAAAATACCTACAAGCAAAATGTAATCAGACATTTTTAGCTCCATTTGTGAAACTTCTTCGGTATTGTAACAAATTTTTTAAAAACCTGCAAAATTTAAACATAATAAAGATATTTATTAAGGCAAATATCATACAATAAAACAAAAATCAAAGGATAATAATGAGTAGAAAACAAAGCCTTTTTATAAACAGAGAACTTAGCTGGCTTCGTTTTAATTCGCGAGTTTTAGCACAATGCAACAAAGACATTCCTCTGCTTGAAAAGCTTAAATTTTTAGCCATTTATACGACAAATTTGGACGAATTTTATATGATACGTATAGCTGGTCTTAAACAACTTTTTGCCGCAGGTGTAGTAACTAGCGGTAGTGACGAAATGAGCCCGTTAGATCAGCTTAGAGAGATACGAAAATACCTGCAAAACGAACATAAAATCGTAGAAGCGCACTATAACGATGTTAAAAATTCTCTCGCGAAAGAGAATTTATTTATCAAAAACTACGAAGAGCTTGATGAGGGTTTAAAACAAAAATGCGACACATACTTTTTCTCAAATATTTTACCTGTAATAGTTCCTATCGCTGTTGATGCGACGCACCCTTTTCCGCATTTAAATAACCTTAGTTTTTCGCTAGCCGTGAAACTTTCAGACGTAGAGCATCCTGAAATTTTAAAATACGGCATGATACGAATTTCTCGTGTTTTACCAAGATTCATACAGCCAAACGAGAATGTCTACGTGCCTATCGAAACGATAGTAAAACGCCACGCAGAAGAGATATTTCCAGGATATAAGCTCATTAGCTCATGCGTGTTTAGAGTTACCAGAAACGCCGATATAGTCATAGAAGAGGAAGAAGCCGATGACTTTATGATGATACTAGAACAAGGCTTAAAGCTTCGCAGAAAAGGCGCTTTTGTCCGCATGCAAATCGCTCATGACGCAGACCCAGAGATACTTGAATTTTTAAATTCTCACATGAAAATTTTCCACAAAGATATTTATTATTCAAAGATACCACTAACATTAAGCTCGCTTTGGCAAATCGCCTCAAACAAGGATTTTAGTCATCTTGCAAATCCTCTTTATACGCCAAAAACTCTCCCGCCATTTGGAGAAAATATTAATATCTTTGAAGCTATCGATAAAGAAGACATTATGTTAATGCACCCTTATGAGAGCTTTGATCCGGTTGTGCAGTTTGTAAAAGAGGCGAGCAAAGATCCAAAGGTTATTTCAATACGCATGACGCTTTATAGGGTCGATAAAAACTCGCCTATAATCCAAAGTCTAATAGACGCTGCAAGTGATGGCAAACAAGTAACGGTAATGGTTGAGCTAAAGGCGCGTTTTGACGAGGAAAATAACCTACACTGGGCAAAAGAGTTAGAAAACGCCGGCGCACATGTTATATACGGTATAACAGGATTTAAAGTCCATGCTAAAGTTAGTCAGGTCATCAGACAAGTTGGAGATAAACTTAAATTTTACATGCATTTTGGAACAGGCAACTACAACGGTAGTTCTGCAAAAATTTACACCGATATTAGTCTATTTACTTCAAGAAATGAATTTGCCAACGACTCGACGATATTTTTCCATATCCTTTCTGGCTATAATAAAAATCGCCGCCTTCAAACCCTCTCAATGTCGCCATTTCAGATAAAAGAGCGCATCATAGAAAAAATAAAATTTGAAGCAAGCAAAGGCAAAGAGGGTAGGATCATCGCCAAAATGAATGCTCTTATAGACACCGATGTCATAAACGAGCTAAGCAAAGCCTCAAATGCAGGAGTAAAGATCGATCTTATCGTAAGAGGCGTATGTGGACTTAGGCCAAATGTAGCAGGTAAAAGCGAAAATATCCGTGTGCGTTCAATCGTCGGCAAGTATCTAGAACACGCGAGAATTCTATACTTTAAACACGCTGAGCCTAAAATTTATATCTCAAGCGCCGACTGGATGCCTAGAAATTTAGAGCGTCGACTGGAGCTTATGACGCCTATTTACGAGCCTAGACTTCAAGAGCGAATGCTTGAACTTTTAGAACTTCAACTAAGCGATAACGAACTAGCATTTGAGCTGCAACAAGACGGCGAATACAAACAACTAACGGTAAAAGATAACGAAAAGTCAATAAATAGCCATGATGTTTTAGAAGCTTATGTAAATAAAATTTACAAATCCCTAAAGAAAGACACGGATAAGGCAAAAGCCGATCTTATCGCAACAAAACTACTAAAAGAGAGTTAAGTCCCGCAGTTTGTGGGACTTTTGCCTTTATTAAATTTAATTCCCTAAACCAAAACAGGTTCGGGTTTTAGCTTCATGCTTGGAGCGGTTTTGCTAAATTTAATCAAATCTTCTGTTGTTTGAACGCTAAATGGAAGTCTAGAGAGTGAAATTTTTAAAATTTCAGCTGCAGCTATCGCGTCATTTAAGGCACGATGATGAAGGTTGTTGATGCCAAGTAACTCTTTTAACGAGCCAAGGCCGTATTTTTCAGAGGCTATCGTCCTGCGAGCTAGATCTATGGTGCAAAGTTTGCGATTTAGAAGCATTCCTAGCCCTATTTGATCCAAGCTTTGCGAGATAAATCCATAATCAAAATTTACATTATGAGCAACAAAAAGTGATGTTCCTAAAAATAATTTAAATTTCTCCAAAACATAGCTAAGGCTTGGAGCACCCACCAAATCATCTGTGCTTATGCCTGTTAGCTCTGTTATGTTTTCAGGAACAAACGGCGCTGAAACAAAGCTTTCAAAACGCCCTATTTCGACTGAATTTTTTATCTTTACCGCACCTATTTCTATTATTTGCCCGGTATTTATACCACCGCTTGTCTCTATATCTACCACACAAATTTCTTGCTCGCTTATGTCCCTAAAGCGCGTTAAAAGCTCAATCTCATTTTGTTCTGTCTTTATGATATCAAGCCCCAAAGCACACCACATATCAATATCTCTAACATCCATAAATCCACTTAACTCTTCTATATCTGAAAATTTGGATATGAACTCGTAGTAGCCCATGTTATGGGTGCATAGTAAATTTAAGAGATTATCAAGACGTTGTTTTCTTGGCTTCAAAACTCAAGCTTTATCGCGCGGATCGCCTCCGCGTATGAATTTGATGAAAATACATAATTGCCCGCGACCAAGATATCCGCTCCTGCCTCATCAAGATCTGGCGCATTTAAGCCATTTACTCCGCCGTCAACCTCGATCATACATTTTGCATTTTTCTTTTCTATTAGCTCTCTTAGTGCACGAATTTTTTCATAAACAACAGGCATAAAGCTTTGCCCGCCAAAACCAGGATT
This is a stretch of genomic DNA from Campylobacter sp. RM6914. It encodes these proteins:
- the mgtE gene encoding magnesium transporter — translated: MGAELEEAKEIIDQHLNEENEKVDLTPYDLAQHLKTLKKHDEDLYNEYLEKLDPESLGDVAIELPDHMLKDVIETIPSEKIVEALEELESDDATDLLQYIEDIDEEKAKELFDGLDKEDQDEILRLRSYDENEAGAYMQTELFSANLNEKLSTAVERLREQKELGELENVSQLFITDERHILKFAIPLEDLILFDFNSSLKDIIEKSEEDKYKPHVAMDNDPIEEVVEVVQDYDMNSIAVVDTRGVLLGRITTDDIHDFIQERATEQIYNLANVGDADEEENSLLNATRSRGIWLFVNLFTAIISSSIIGLFDDAIASYVALAVLMPIVASMGGNTGTQALTVTVRRLALGEIEFKNAKPALIRELGIAFINGLIFAVLIGLVAAFWFNRPMLGVVIGTAMLTNFFFAGFFGTVIPLALKKFNIDPAVGSSVLLTTVTDVVGFFSFLGLAKWILL
- a CDS encoding NUDIX domain-containing protein, with protein sequence MDTTITDIKILECTDSKFVRPYRISFTQDGMRRNWDCVHVHDSVSILLYHENKDAFLLVKQFRPPIWYNLSKSGENYEEMGYTYELCAGLMDKGLSEEQTIKEEAIEEVGFKLYSVEKIAVTHGALGFGGNKQTMFYAAINDDMKIGSGGGIDGERIELVYLKLEQVREFMTNEQKIKSPGLLFAFMWWGNKFKRDIV
- a CDS encoding RNA degradosome polyphosphate kinase, with product MSRKQSLFINRELSWLRFNSRVLAQCNKDIPLLEKLKFLAIYTTNLDEFYMIRIAGLKQLFAAGVVTSGSDEMSPLDQLREIRKYLQNEHKIVEAHYNDVKNSLAKENLFIKNYEELDEGLKQKCDTYFFSNILPVIVPIAVDATHPFPHLNNLSFSLAVKLSDVEHPEILKYGMIRISRVLPRFIQPNENVYVPIETIVKRHAEEIFPGYKLISSCVFRVTRNADIVIEEEEADDFMMILEQGLKLRRKGAFVRMQIAHDADPEILEFLNSHMKIFHKDIYYSKIPLTLSSLWQIASNKDFSHLANPLYTPKTLPPFGENINIFEAIDKEDIMLMHPYESFDPVVQFVKEASKDPKVISIRMTLYRVDKNSPIIQSLIDAASDGKQVTVMVELKARFDEENNLHWAKELENAGAHVIYGITGFKVHAKVSQVIRQVGDKLKFYMHFGTGNYNGSSAKIYTDISLFTSRNEFANDSTIFFHILSGYNKNRRLQTLSMSPFQIKERIIEKIKFEASKGKEGRIIAKMNALIDTDVINELSKASNAGVKIDLIVRGVCGLRPNVAGKSENIRVRSIVGKYLEHARILYFKHAEPKIYISSADWMPRNLERRLELMTPIYEPRLQERMLELLELQLSDNELAFELQQDGEYKQLTVKDNEKSINSHDVLEAYVNKIYKSLKKDTDKAKADLIATKLLKES
- a CDS encoding 3'-5' exonuclease, with the translated sequence MKPRKQRLDNLLNLLCTHNMGYYEFISKFSDIEELSGFMDVRDIDMWCALGLDIIKTEQNEIELLTRFRDISEQEICVVDIETSGGINTGQIIEIGAVKIKNSVEIGRFESFVSAPFVPENITELTGISTDDLVGAPSLSYVLEKFKLFLGTSLFVAHNVNFDYGFISQSLDQIGLGMLLNRKLCTIDLARRTIASEKYGLGSLKELLGINNLHHRALNDAIAAAEILKISLSRLPFSVQTTEDLIKFSKTAPSMKLKPEPVLV